Proteins found in one Clostridium kluyveri DSM 555 genomic segment:
- the dhaL gene encoding dihydroxyacetone kinase subunit DhaL encodes MSINGVQVREILNSMAILINENVDYLTELDAAIGDGDHGLNLDKGFTAVRRKLKDKDLNDIGHILKKVGMILVSNTGGASGSLYGTAFIRAGMTADGKQTVDIKDFLEMLEQALVGIKMRGRGKLGGKTMIDAIEPAVNSLRYSISKGLDSVKSLENVRNAAFIGVKSTESIICKNGKASYLGEKSIGYPDPGATSSYLMLNAIYEKVKELCAVEKS; translated from the coding sequence ATGAGCATAAATGGAGTACAGGTAAGAGAAATATTAAATAGTATGGCAATATTGATAAATGAGAATGTAGATTATTTAACCGAACTTGATGCAGCTATAGGAGATGGGGATCATGGCTTGAATTTGGACAAGGGATTTACGGCTGTGAGAAGAAAGCTGAAAGATAAGGACCTAAATGATATAGGGCATATTCTTAAAAAGGTTGGAATGATTCTGGTATCAAATACAGGAGGGGCATCAGGTTCTCTTTACGGTACTGCCTTTATAAGGGCAGGCATGACAGCAGATGGGAAACAGACTGTGGATATAAAGGATTTTTTAGAAATGCTTGAACAAGCTTTAGTTGGGATTAAAATGAGAGGAAGAGGAAAGCTTGGAGGTAAAACCATGATAGACGCCATAGAACCTGCAGTGAACTCTTTAAGATATTCTATAAGTAAGGGATTAGATAGTGTAAAATCTCTTGAGAATGTAAGAAATGCTGCTTTTATAGGAGTAAAAAGTACTGAAAGTATAATTTGTAAAAATGGAAAAGCCAGTTATCTAGGAGAAAAAAGTATAGGGTATCCAGACCCAGGGGCTACATCCAGTTATCTTATGTTAAATGCTATTTATGAAAAAGTTAAAGAACTATGTGCAGTAGAAAAGAGTTAA
- the dhaM gene encoding dihydroxyacetone kinase phosphoryl donor subunit DhaM — protein MVGVVIVSHSSEIARGVKNLVEQISPESNVASAGGTKDGRLGTDACKIKSAIEKVYSEDGVLILFDLGSAYMNAEMAIEFLDKSMQSKVQIINGALVESALIAVVDSSIGKSIEEIKEHLECMCIDKMPL, from the coding sequence ATGGTTGGCGTTGTAATCGTATCTCATAGTAGTGAAATTGCCAGAGGGGTGAAAAATCTGGTTGAACAAATTTCTCCAGAGAGTAATGTGGCATCTGCTGGAGGTACAAAGGATGGCAGACTTGGTACTGATGCATGTAAAATAAAAAGTGCTATAGAAAAGGTTTATAGTGAAGATGGAGTGCTGATATTATTTGATTTGGGCAGCGCATATATGAATGCGGAGATGGCAATTGAATTTTTAGACAAGAGTATGCAATCAAAGGTTCAAATAATAAATGGAGCATTGGTAGAATCAGCACTGATAGCTGTAGTAGATTCTAGTATAGGCAAAAGTATAGAAGAAATAAAGGAGCATTTGGAATGTATGTGTATAGATAAAATGCCTTTATAA